From the genome of Streptomyces xanthophaeus:
TGGCCGTGCTCATGCAGGGGCTGATGGGCATGCACCCGATGCTCGGCAGCGAGCTGGGCGACGGGATCCACGGCATCGCGATCTGCTCGGCGGTGCCGTCGGTCCTGCACGAGCTGCGCGAGGTGACCCGGCGCTACTACGGCGACGTGCCCGCGGTGATCGTGGAACCGGGCACCAAGACGGGCGTGCCGATCCTCATGGACAACCCGAAGGAGGTCGGCGCGGACCGCATCGTGAACGCGGTCGCGGTGGTCGAGCTCTACGGGGGCCCGGCGATCGTGGTCGACCTGGGTACGGCGACCACCTTCGACGCGGTGTCCGCGAAGGGCGAGTACGTGGGCGGGGTGATCTCCCCGGGCATCGAGATCTCGATGGACGCACTCGGCGTACGGGGTGCCCAGCTGCGGAAGATCGAGCTGGCGCGGCCGCGCAACGTGATCGGGAAGTCCACGGTCGAGGCGATGCAGTCGGGCGTGGTCTACGGCTTCGCGGGGCAGGTCGACGGGGTCGTGACCCGGATGGCGAAGGAGCTGGCCGGACCGCACGGCGACCCGGACGACGTGCGGGTCATCGCCACGGGCGGGCTGGCTCCGATGGTGCTGGGCGAGTCCTCGGTGATCGACGACCACGAGCCGTGGCTGACGCTGATCGGGCTGCGGCTGGTGTACCAGCGCAACGCGCCGAATTTCGAGTAGTACGGGCGGAGGGGTCCCGGGCCGGGCCGGGCTCGGGGCCTCGCCGGATCAGTACGCCCGCGGTCAGCCCGCCCGCGGTCAGCACGCCCGCGGTCAGCACGCCCGCGGGCGGACGAATATCCGGCGCAGGGCGGCGCGCCAGGGGTGGCGGCCCGATCTGCCGTCCATGACGGCGCGGGCCTGTTCGTACGAGCGGAGCGAGCGCAGGACGGCGACGTCGTCGCGCCC
Proteins encoded in this window:
- a CDS encoding type III pantothenate kinase; the encoded protein is MLLTIDVGNTHTVLGLFDGDEIVEHWRISTDPQRTADEMAVLMQGLMGMHPMLGSELGDGIHGIAICSAVPSVLHELREVTRRYYGDVPAVIVEPGTKTGVPILMDNPKEVGADRIVNAVAVVELYGGPAIVVDLGTATTFDAVSAKGEYVGGVISPGIEISMDALGVRGAQLRKIELARPRNVIGKSTVEAMQSGVVYGFAGQVDGVVTRMAKELAGPHGDPDDVRVIATGGLAPMVLGESSVIDDHEPWLTLIGLRLVYQRNAPNFE